The following are encoded together in the Candidatus Omnitrophota bacterium genome:
- a CDS encoding glycosyltransferase family 2 protein — MAVLSIVIPLHNEEESLPVLYQRLKGVLNSPELKDHEVILIDDGSRDKTWAIVEDLVRQDSKIKGIKFSRNFGQQSALTAGLDHASGDAVIMMDGDLQHPPELIPQLVAKWKEGFDIVYTKREHNKEYGPLKNLSSKTFAFVFNRVCQVAVEEGVLDFRIISREVAESLKAMKERCRFFRGLVSWVGYKSTCIAYTAPSRISGKTKYSLGKSISLALTGILSFSSRPLYLAGFLGLIATFLSLCYIVYAVYVKLFTDFTVPGWTSILISVLFLGGIQLITIGILGSYLAMVYEEVKARPAYIIQKTAGESRSQRGIKIA; from the coding sequence ATGGCAGTTCTTTCTATTGTTATTCCGCTTCACAACGAAGAAGAGAGTCTGCCTGTTTTGTATCAAAGGTTAAAAGGTGTTTTAAATTCTCCCGAACTAAAAGATCATGAAGTTATTCTTATTGATGATGGAAGCCGAGATAAGACCTGGGCTATCGTTGAAGATTTGGTTCGCCAAGATTCTAAGATCAAGGGTATCAAATTCTCAAGAAATTTTGGACAGCAAAGTGCTTTAACAGCCGGCCTGGATCATGCGAGCGGCGATGCTGTGATCATGATGGACGGAGACCTGCAGCATCCCCCGGAACTTATCCCGCAGCTTGTCGCGAAATGGAAGGAAGGGTTTGACATTGTTTACACCAAACGCGAGCACAATAAAGAGTATGGACCACTAAAGAATCTGTCGTCTAAAACCTTTGCTTTTGTTTTTAACAGGGTTTGCCAGGTTGCTGTCGAAGAAGGTGTTTTAGATTTTCGCATTATCAGCAGAGAAGTCGCTGAATCTCTTAAAGCGATGAAAGAGCGATGCCGATTTTTTCGCGGTCTTGTTAGTTGGGTTGGATATAAATCCACTTGTATTGCTTACACGGCGCCGTCACGTATTTCCGGCAAAACAAAGTATTCGTTGGGAAAATCGATTTCTCTTGCCTTAACAGGTATTTTGAGTTTTTCTTCCCGGCCGCTTTATCTAGCTGGTTTTTTAGGGCTTATCGCGACTTTCTTGAGCCTTTGCTACATCGTCTATGCGGTTTACGTAAAGCTTTTTACCGATTTTACCGTTCCGGGCTGGACTTCTATTTTGATCTCTGTGCTTTTCTTAGGAGGTATCCAATTAATAACGATCGGTATTTTGGGAAGTTATTTAGCGATGGTCTACGAAGAAGTAAAAGCGCGGCCTGCGTATATTATTCAGAAAACCGCAGGCGAAAGCCGCTCTCAGAGAGGTATTAAAATTGCTTAA
- a CDS encoding glycosyltransferase family 4 protein has product MKILMIHNHYQQYGGEDAVAKAEYSLVSRYGHEVYFYERSNKEIKNLSPLERIKSFLNLSWSDKTYSEVRAIIQKFCPDVVHVYNAFFMVTPSVYFACRDEGVAVVQSLYNFRWLCANAVFLRKGKFCSECMYYSRWRSVLHGCYRNSSLLTAVIVKMLNNHWKKKTWINLIDGYITATEFSRRKFIESGIAPEKIIVKPHFIDPDPKARNVCGNYALYIGRISEEKGIRVLLDAWASLSDLPLKIIGVGPLLSEIKKMIKEKNMNHVEILGYCSDEECAKYLNRAKFVVVPSVGYDNFPRAIVEAYAVGVPVLASSREGIKEYIKETFTGVIFNTGDAKDLVQKARWFQQNNDVAILEMGRNARLEYEEKYTAQKNFEYLNNIYQMAIENYKKR; this is encoded by the coding sequence ATGAAAATACTCATGATCCATAATCATTATCAGCAATATGGCGGAGAAGACGCTGTTGCCAAGGCTGAGTATTCGCTTGTGAGCCGCTATGGACATGAAGTTTATTTTTACGAGCGAAGCAATAAAGAGATCAAGAACTTGTCGCCCTTAGAAAGAATAAAATCTTTTTTAAATTTGTCATGGTCTGATAAAACCTACAGTGAAGTTCGCGCTATTATCCAGAAATTCTGTCCGGATGTTGTTCACGTTTACAATGCATTTTTTATGGTCACCCCTTCGGTTTATTTTGCCTGCCGTGACGAAGGGGTTGCCGTTGTTCAGAGTTTATACAATTTTCGCTGGCTTTGCGCCAACGCGGTTTTTTTAAGAAAAGGAAAATTCTGCTCGGAATGCATGTATTATTCCCGATGGCGAAGTGTTCTTCATGGTTGCTACCGTAATTCATCTTTGTTGACAGCTGTTATTGTTAAGATGTTGAATAATCATTGGAAGAAAAAAACGTGGATCAATTTAATTGATGGCTATATTACGGCCACAGAATTTAGCCGACGGAAATTCATTGAATCCGGAATTGCTCCTGAGAAAATAATCGTTAAACCGCATTTTATTGATCCTGACCCCAAGGCGCGCAATGTTTGCGGTAATTACGCGCTTTATATCGGACGGATCAGTGAAGAGAAGGGGATCCGCGTATTGTTGGATGCCTGGGCTTCTCTCTCGGATTTACCGCTGAAGATCATTGGCGTTGGTCCTCTGTTAAGTGAAATAAAAAAGATGATAAAAGAGAAAAATATGAACCATGTGGAAATCCTCGGTTATTGTTCTGACGAAGAGTGCGCCAAGTATCTTAATAGAGCAAAATTCGTTGTTGTCCCTTCGGTTGGTTATGACAATTTCCCCAGGGCTATTGTGGAAGCCTATGCGGTCGGAGTTCCGGTTTTGGCTAGTTCTCGCGAAGGGATTAAAGAATACATTAAAGAAACTTTCACGGGAGTAATTTTTAACACTGGCGATGCTAAAGATTTAGTCCAAAAGGCCAGGTGGTTTCAGCAAAACAATGATGTGGCAATACTGGAGATGGGAAGAAATGCCCGTCTTGAATATGAAGAAAAATATACGGCTCAGAAGAATTTTGAATACTTGAATAATATTTATCAAATGGCGATCGAAAATTATAAGAAAAGGTAA
- a CDS encoding sugar phosphate nucleotidyltransferase, whose amino-acid sequence MSKLQAVILAGGQGSRLKPYTTILPKPLIPIGDFPICEIIIRQLKFFGMTDIIISTGYHAELIKTYFGNGKRWGVSIRYVHENKPLGTAGALKLIKGMKNDFLVINGDTLTDMNFKNILNFHKSKLGIATIVFKRFITRADFGVISLDKGLQLTSYNEKPKTESCFSLGVNILNERCKDYIKKGECIGMPDLMWRMKIAKEKVFCYESKDIWFDLGRLADLKPAQEIFEKKKKHFFRG is encoded by the coding sequence ATGTCTAAACTTCAAGCTGTTATCTTGGCTGGCGGACAAGGCTCAAGGCTTAAACCCTACACGACTATTTTACCCAAACCGCTTATTCCGATCGGAGACTTTCCTATTTGCGAGATCATTATCCGTCAGCTAAAGTTCTTTGGCATGACGGATATTATTATTTCAACGGGTTATCATGCTGAGCTCATTAAAACTTATTTTGGCAACGGAAAGCGCTGGGGGGTCAGTATTCGCTATGTGCATGAAAATAAACCGCTGGGGACAGCGGGTGCTTTAAAGCTCATTAAAGGCATGAAAAATGATTTTCTAGTCATAAACGGCGATACATTGACCGATATGAATTTCAAAAATATCCTCAACTTTCACAAGAGCAAATTAGGCATCGCCACCATTGTTTTTAAGCGTTTTATTACTCGGGCTGATTTCGGAGTTATTTCCTTAGATAAAGGTTTGCAATTAACCAGCTATAATGAAAAACCAAAAACAGAATCCTGTTTTAGCTTGGGAGTTAATATTCTTAACGAACGCTGTAAAGATTACATTAAAAAAGGCGAGTGCATTGGCATGCCCGATCTGATGTGGCGCATGAAAATAGCCAAAGAAAAAGTTTTTTGTTATGAAAGTAAAGATATTTGGTTTGACCTTGGCCGCCTTGCCGATCTTAAGCCTGCGCAGGAAATCTTTGAGAAGAAAAAGAAACATTTTTTCCGCGGATAA
- a CDS encoding NAD-dependent 4,6-dehydratase LegB, whose protein sequence is MNWKKKKILVTGADGFIGSHLVERLIKSGAHLRAFTYYNSFNTWGWLDSLSKDQLKKIEVFSGDVRDPNGVLEAMKGVDIVFNLAALIGIPFSFHSPDSYVDTNIKGILNVLQAARKTGVERIIHTSTSEVFGTAQYVPMDENHPLNPQSPYAATKAAADHLALSFYHSFKLPVTILRPFNTFGSRQSARAVIPTIITQIYSGKRSIQLGNLKTTRDFNYVSNVVDGYMKLAQTQNVDGKVFNIGTNSEISILELVRLISAIMGKKITITTQKERLRPHTSEVERLWCNASCFSQLCGWAPKVSLEEGLKKTCQWIKANLSKYKAEIYNV, encoded by the coding sequence ATGAATTGGAAAAAAAAGAAAATTTTGGTCACAGGGGCAGATGGCTTTATTGGGAGCCACTTAGTCGAGCGGCTTATTAAAAGCGGGGCACATTTAAGGGCTTTTACTTATTACAACTCTTTTAATACGTGGGGTTGGCTGGACAGCCTTTCAAAAGATCAGCTGAAGAAGATTGAAGTCTTTTCCGGTGATGTTCGAGACCCTAATGGTGTCCTGGAAGCCATGAAAGGCGTTGATATTGTTTTTAACCTGGCGGCCTTGATCGGAATTCCTTTTAGTTTTCATTCTCCCGATAGTTATGTGGATACAAATATTAAAGGTATTCTAAATGTCCTGCAGGCCGCACGCAAAACCGGAGTTGAAAGAATTATCCATACATCAACCAGCGAAGTATTTGGAACGGCTCAATATGTTCCCATGGATGAAAATCACCCCTTAAATCCACAATCTCCTTACGCGGCGACCAAGGCAGCGGCGGATCATCTTGCGTTATCGTTTTATCATTCCTTTAAACTCCCCGTCACTATTTTGCGGCCGTTTAATACATTCGGCTCTCGTCAATCAGCCAGAGCCGTTATTCCAACGATCATCACTCAAATTTATTCCGGGAAAAGATCTATCCAATTAGGAAATCTCAAAACGACGCGGGATTTTAATTATGTCTCTAATGTCGTTGACGGCTATATGAAACTTGCGCAGACTCAAAATGTCGATGGAAAAGTATTCAACATTGGAACAAACAGTGAAATATCTATTCTAGAATTGGTCCGCCTCATTTCTGCGATCATGGGCAAAAAAATAACAATTACGACGCAGAAAGAGAGGCTTCGCCCCCACACCAGTGAAGTGGAAAGGCTTTGGTGTAATGCGAGTTGCTTCTCCCAGCTTTGCGGCTGGGCCCCAAAAGTTTCGCTAGAAGAGGGCTTAAAAAAGACATGCCAGTGGATCAAAGCGAACCTCTCAAAGTATAAAGCGGAGATTTATAATGTCTAA
- a CDS encoding glycosyltransferase family 2 protein produces the protein MTKSDFKISIVTPSYNQKQFIAEAIESVRDQNYSNIEHLIFDNCSTDGTTDLLRTFPHLKWVSESDRGQSHALNKGFKAATGDIIGWLNADDRYLPGCFSKVSEFFSQNKDIDIVYGDYRLIDGAGKVIRLKRELDFDLFMLKYLHVLCIPSTTTFFRKSIFEQGNFLDESYHYAMDYEFFLRLALKGYRFAHIKGFFAEFRWHEESKSSTATAKQMKEFSTALLSHDVFLKELNPNICLSLRYILMVLARLKRYFLKWIKGYYFS, from the coding sequence ATGACAAAATCTGATTTTAAGATCTCAATAGTAACGCCCTCGTACAATCAAAAACAGTTTATTGCTGAGGCCATTGAAAGCGTCAGAGATCAAAACTATTCTAACATCGAACATCTTATTTTTGATAACTGCTCGACGGATGGAACGACGGATCTTTTAAGAACTTTTCCTCATCTCAAGTGGGTTTCGGAATCCGATCGTGGACAAAGCCACGCGCTTAACAAGGGATTTAAGGCCGCTACGGGCGATATTATTGGCTGGCTTAATGCTGATGACCGTTATTTACCGGGATGTTTCTCCAAGGTTTCGGAATTTTTTAGCCAAAACAAAGATATTGATATTGTTTATGGTGATTATCGCTTGATTGACGGGGCAGGTAAGGTTATTCGGCTAAAACGTGAATTAGATTTTGATCTATTTATGCTAAAATATTTGCACGTTTTATGTATCCCGAGCACAACAACGTTTTTCAGAAAAAGTATTTTTGAGCAAGGAAATTTTTTGGACGAATCGTATCACTATGCAATGGATTATGAGTTTTTTCTTAGGCTGGCTTTGAAGGGTTATCGATTTGCCCATATTAAGGGATTTTTTGCTGAATTTCGCTGGCATGAAGAAAGCAAAAGTTCTACGGCTACGGCGAAACAAATGAAAGAATTTTCCACAGCTCTTTTAAGCCATGATGTCTTTCTTAAAGAACTAAACCCTAACATTTGCCTCAGTTTACGTTATATTCTGATGGTTTTAGCGCGGCTAAAAAGGTATTTTTTGAAGTGGATTAAGGGCTATTATTTTTCTTGA
- a CDS encoding GDP-mannose 4,6-dehydratase: protein MKKNKIAFITGITGQDGAYLSRILLEKGYKVYGVVRSLSPEKIKNLKYLDVARDIDFVKVDLLSLSKVKRTIDQIRPDEIYNLAAQSSVGLSFKEPMSTLDINIQSALNILETIRTISPRTKFYQASSSEMFGTVKSLPATEETVLHPVSPYAISKATGHWLAVNYREAYKLFCCCGILFNHESVLRPSNFVTKKILSAVVRIALGSKEKLRLGNIDIARDWGYAPEYVQAMWLMLQQEKPDDYIVATGVSHSLREFVQSAFSCLGLDWKRYVVIDKKLFRPADIKVIYGNPKKAKAKLGWQPKIDFAQLIRLLIDEELKLQKSLTLRLKLENG from the coding sequence ATGAAGAAAAATAAAATTGCTTTTATTACGGGGATCACCGGCCAAGACGGCGCGTATCTTTCCAGGATCTTGTTAGAAAAAGGATATAAGGTTTACGGTGTTGTGCGCAGTTTGTCACCGGAGAAAATCAAGAATTTAAAATATTTAGATGTCGCGCGCGACATTGACTTTGTTAAAGTTGATTTGCTGAGCTTATCCAAAGTTAAAAGAACAATTGATCAAATTCGTCCCGATGAAATCTATAATTTAGCAGCTCAAAGTTCTGTGGGGCTTTCATTTAAAGAGCCGATGAGTACTTTAGATATCAATATTCAAAGCGCGTTAAATATTTTAGAAACCATACGGACAATATCTCCAAGGACAAAATTTTATCAAGCTTCTTCAAGCGAGATGTTCGGTACGGTCAAAAGTTTGCCGGCAACAGAAGAGACGGTTTTACATCCCGTAAGCCCGTATGCTATTTCAAAAGCTACGGGACATTGGCTGGCGGTTAATTACCGAGAGGCATATAAATTATTTTGTTGCTGCGGAATATTGTTCAATCATGAATCTGTGTTGCGGCCGTCTAATTTTGTCACCAAAAAGATCCTTTCTGCGGTTGTCCGCATTGCTTTGGGGTCAAAAGAGAAATTGCGATTAGGAAATATTGATATTGCGCGTGATTGGGGCTATGCTCCCGAATATGTTCAGGCGATGTGGCTCATGCTTCAGCAAGAAAAGCCCGATGATTATATTGTGGCGACAGGGGTTTCGCACAGCTTAAGAGAATTTGTTCAGTCAGCGTTTTCTTGCCTTGGGCTTGATTGGAAAAGATATGTTGTGATTGATAAGAAACTGTTCCGTCCGGCGGATATTAAGGTTATTTATGGAAATCCTAAAAAAGCAAAAGCCAAGCTTGGTTGGCAGCCGAAAATTGATTTTGCTCAGTTGATCCGCTTACTTATAGATGAAGAGCTTAAGCTTCAGAAGAGTTTGACCTTGAGGCTTAAGTTAGAGAATGGTTGA
- a CDS encoding glycosyltransferase family 1 protein encodes MNVLVDGLIFELQAKGGISRIFHETLARMCSLDPRLMIQILLSEKVSPLLIHERIEYCQITKAFRLLRSQRLWKPLVPMAGIIADGLLKAKGISDTKNKIWHSTYYTLPHSWRGPVAVTAADMIHELFPGLFKGHMNEQFCRRKRLCMERADAVICISETTRQDVIKLCNVKKELTFVVPLAGSEIFKPLNSEVISAELKTKKPFLLYIGSRVHYKNFDTFIKTYARWSLRNDIDLLLVGPALSEDEKMQHKKMGILDKVELLSGIDDAKLCQIYNRAVALVYPSLYEGFGIPLLEAMACGCPIVASSIPSNIEIAGDIPIFFSPNDEDELIRSLGKAVSESRKSSRIQDGFDRAKLFSWDMTAQKTLDIYKKLLHSKS; translated from the coding sequence ATGAATGTTCTGGTCGACGGATTGATATTCGAGCTACAGGCCAAGGGAGGGATTTCGCGTATTTTTCATGAAACACTGGCGCGCATGTGTTCGTTGGATCCTCGCCTAATGATCCAAATTTTATTAAGCGAAAAAGTCTCTCCATTGCTGATCCATGAACGTATCGAATATTGTCAAATTACTAAAGCATTTCGTTTATTGCGCTCTCAGAGATTATGGAAACCGCTTGTGCCAATGGCGGGGATAATTGCGGATGGATTATTAAAAGCCAAGGGGATCAGCGATACGAAAAATAAAATCTGGCACTCTACTTATTATACGTTGCCGCATTCTTGGCGGGGGCCGGTGGCCGTAACCGCTGCTGATATGATCCACGAGCTTTTTCCGGGACTATTTAAAGGGCATATGAATGAACAGTTTTGCCGGCGTAAACGTTTATGTATGGAGCGGGCGGATGCGGTTATTTGCATTTCCGAAACAACACGGCAAGATGTTATTAAGCTTTGCAACGTTAAAAAGGAATTGACGTTTGTTGTTCCGCTCGCTGGTAGTGAAATTTTCAAGCCTTTGAATTCTGAAGTGATTTCCGCGGAATTGAAAACAAAAAAACCATTCCTGCTTTATATAGGCTCACGGGTGCATTACAAGAATTTTGATACTTTCATCAAGACGTATGCCCGATGGTCTTTACGAAATGATATCGATCTTTTATTGGTCGGCCCGGCATTAAGCGAAGATGAAAAGATGCAGCACAAAAAAATGGGGATTCTTGATAAGGTCGAGCTGTTATCCGGAATTGATGATGCGAAACTTTGCCAGATCTATAATCGCGCGGTTGCGCTCGTTTATCCGTCTTTGTACGAGGGATTTGGCATTCCTTTGCTTGAAGCTATGGCGTGTGGATGTCCTATCGTGGCATCTTCAATTCCTTCTAATATAGAAATAGCGGGAGATATCCCGATATTTTTTTCACCCAATGATGAGGACGAATTAATAAGATCGCTGGGCAAAGCTGTATCAGAAAGCCGTAAGAGCAGCCGTATTCAGGATGGATTTGATCGGGCGAAGCTTTTTTCTTGGGATATGACCGCCCAAAAAACTTTGGATATTTACAAAAAATTGCTACACAGCAAAAGTTAG
- a CDS encoding glycosyltransferase family 4 protein, producing the protein MKILVVSNFYPPYHIGGYELGCFNVVQQLKKRGHHIKVLTSTYGVSGQVFQDEVLRRLHLRPPFEMSKIGKLFKLFCMEKNNQSVFSRLCGEFDPDIVYFWNMGNISISLISVAQRMKKAICYYVFDDWLANWQQNPWNTFWANTENNFMVALAKILLCPIARLLSLETSVKSPDLRYVQFASNYLKRNAITHKMGAEGAEVIYWGIDQEKFSYNAIKRVPRRILYVGQIVRHKGLHTLIEAFGVLLRENPSDAIHLQVVGGSTQPEYERQMRQMVIDLNLSQRVSFLGPVAQEELPGIYHQNDILVFPSIWEEPFGITLLEAMSCGLGIVSTQTGGIPEILTDEINALCFSKENARDCVRQISRLLHDQELFENIRLNARQTVEKKLNLKQAIENIENSLLKTAKGSQQ; encoded by the coding sequence TTGAAAATACTTGTTGTTTCAAATTTTTATCCGCCATACCACATTGGCGGATATGAATTAGGATGCTTTAATGTTGTTCAGCAGCTAAAAAAACGCGGACATCACATTAAAGTTTTAACCAGCACTTACGGAGTTTCCGGGCAGGTTTTTCAAGATGAGGTTTTAAGGCGGTTACATCTTCGGCCGCCTTTTGAAATGAGTAAAATAGGGAAATTGTTTAAGTTGTTTTGTATGGAGAAAAATAATCAAAGCGTTTTTTCGCGCCTTTGCGGCGAATTCGATCCTGATATTGTTTATTTTTGGAACATGGGGAACATCTCCATTTCGCTGATCTCAGTAGCTCAACGCATGAAAAAGGCAATTTGCTACTACGTCTTTGATGATTGGCTGGCAAATTGGCAACAAAATCCCTGGAACACTTTCTGGGCGAACACTGAAAATAACTTTATGGTCGCATTAGCAAAAATCTTACTTTGTCCAATAGCTCGACTCTTAAGTTTAGAGACGAGTGTAAAATCACCGGATTTGCGTTATGTGCAATTTGCCAGCAATTATCTTAAACGAAATGCCATAACGCACAAAATGGGAGCCGAAGGAGCTGAAGTTATTTATTGGGGCATTGACCAGGAAAAATTCTCCTATAACGCTATTAAGCGAGTGCCTCGGCGCATTCTTTATGTCGGACAGATCGTGCGCCACAAAGGCCTGCACACTCTCATAGAAGCCTTTGGCGTGCTCTTAAGGGAAAATCCATCTGATGCTATTCATCTTCAGGTTGTCGGCGGCTCTACACAGCCCGAATACGAGCGTCAAATGCGGCAGATGGTTATTGATTTAAACTTGAGCCAGCGCGTTTCTTTTTTGGGCCCGGTGGCGCAAGAGGAATTGCCCGGAATTTATCATCAAAATGATATTTTGGTTTTTCCGTCTATTTGGGAAGAGCCGTTCGGCATTACCTTACTGGAGGCGATGTCGTGCGGTTTAGGCATTGTGTCTACGCAAACCGGAGGAATTCCGGAAATATTAACGGATGAAATAAATGCTTTGTGTTTCTCAAAAGAAAATGCGCGTGATTGTGTGAGGCAAATATCAAGACTGCTCCACGACCAGGAATTGTTTGAAAACATCCGTCTTAATGCGCGGCAAACCGTTGAAAAGAAGCTCAATTTAAAACAGGCGATCGAGAATATTGAAAATTCGCTTTTAAAAACGGCAAAGGGATCCCAACAATGA
- a CDS encoding class I SAM-dependent methyltransferase, which yields MNIASSLKKPLRRVKKLLRYGKLIDYLKGDRRFLLSSASIENLFPGINDSSLQLPASQVLSGDSMVLSLAGQLTLAAVCRRLSPNKIFEMGTYRGTSTLIMAMNISAQAKIFTLDIAPEARATHQHGTGVGGFSDYMAGDFFLKTPFAPKITQLFGDSRTFNFSSYYGTVDLVFVDADHTYKFVKSDSEHAFKLIRPGGVIIWDDYIWMADHAECSGVADYLHQKLSEKKIYRIQGTRLAVYIDAGKNT from the coding sequence ATGAATATTGCCTCATCATTAAAAAAGCCATTGCGAAGAGTTAAAAAGTTATTGCGTTACGGCAAGTTGATCGATTACTTAAAAGGCGACAGACGCTTTTTACTGTCTTCGGCATCAATAGAGAATTTGTTCCCAGGAATCAATGATTCCTCGCTTCAGCTTCCGGCTTCGCAAGTTCTATCTGGGGATTCTATGGTTTTGTCTTTAGCCGGACAATTAACGTTAGCCGCGGTTTGTCGTCGCTTGTCACCGAATAAAATTTTTGAAATGGGAACTTACCGGGGAACATCAACGCTCATTATGGCGATGAATATTTCCGCGCAGGCAAAGATCTTCACATTAGACATCGCTCCCGAAGCACGAGCGACACATCAGCACGGAACAGGTGTTGGCGGATTTTCCGACTATATGGCGGGAGATTTCTTTTTAAAAACACCGTTTGCCCCAAAAATTACGCAGTTATTCGGTGATTCCCGAACATTTAATTTTTCTTCTTACTATGGCACGGTGGATCTCGTTTTTGTGGATGCCGATCATACGTACAAGTTTGTTAAATCTGATTCCGAACATGCGTTTAAGTTGATCCGTCCCGGCGGAGTTATTATTTGGGATGACTATATCTGGATGGCAGATCACGCCGAGTGCTCTGGGGTTGCCGATTATTTACATCAAAAATTATCCGAAAAGAAAATTTATCGTATTCAGGGAACGAGGCTAGCTGTTTATATCGACGCGGGGAAAAACACTTGA
- a CDS encoding class I SAM-dependent methyltransferase, translating to MNIFKTWIQKIGKAYYRQMLKKEYEAQQFEPNERSIEYRFVFDAIAKVCPKTVLDVGVGKSSLPQLMSVCGLKVTAIDNIYEYWSKYGMFNKHFYVINDDIANTKLANKFDLITCISTLEHIRDFNSAMKNMANLLEPKGFLVLTCPYTENRYIDNVYKLPESTAGSNRTYITQSFSRNNVLGWVKNCGLKIIDQEYWQCFSGDFWSAGERIFPVKKVLKDEKHHLACLLLQKE from the coding sequence ATGAATATATTCAAAACATGGATCCAGAAAATCGGCAAAGCTTATTACCGTCAAATGCTCAAGAAAGAATATGAGGCGCAGCAATTTGAACCCAATGAGCGCAGTATTGAGTATCGTTTCGTGTTTGATGCGATCGCGAAGGTTTGCCCAAAAACAGTTTTGGACGTGGGAGTTGGAAAATCATCTTTGCCGCAACTCATGTCGGTTTGCGGGCTTAAAGTTACCGCCATTGACAATATTTATGAATACTGGTCGAAATATGGCATGTTCAATAAACACTTTTATGTAATAAATGATGATATCGCTAATACGAAACTTGCAAATAAATTTGATCTGATCACCTGTATCAGCACTTTAGAGCATATCCGTGATTTTAATTCCGCGATGAAAAACATGGCTAACCTGCTTGAACCCAAAGGTTTCTTAGTTTTAACCTGTCCGTACACGGAAAATCGCTACATTGATAATGTTTACAAACTACCCGAATCAACAGCAGGTTCAAACCGAACGTATATCACGCAATCGTTTTCCAGGAACAATGTTTTAGGATGGGTTAAAAATTGCGGATTGAAGATCATCGATCAGGAATATTGGCAATGCTTTTCGGGCGACTTTTGGTCAGCAGGAGAACGCATTTTTCCGGTTAAGAAAGTTTTAAAGGATGAAAAACACCACCTGGCATGTTTATTGCTTCAAAAGGAATAA
- the wecB gene encoding UDP-N-acetylglucosamine 2-epimerase (non-hydrolyzing), with protein sequence MKNIIHVVGARPNFMKAAPVIEACAQKGFKQFLVHTGQHYDAQMSEVFFEQLGLPKPDINLEVGSNSHAAQTAEIMTRFEKVALERKPDMVLVYGDVNSTVAAALVCAKLLIPVAHVEAGLRSFDRTMPEEVNRIVTDRISDLLFTPSSDADENLKKEGISASKIHLVGNVMIDTLVKLLPLADKKDLDFKVPQKYALVTLHRPSNVDDEKIFSQIIKTLAAVSQKIPVIFPVHPRTRQRMEKLLSNNPALQIVEPLGYLEFLKLQKGATVVVTDSGGIQEETTFLNVPCLTLRENTERPVTVDMGTNQLIGFAYERLQREVDNILAGKVKKGRIPPLWDGKAAQRIVNYL encoded by the coding sequence ATGAAAAATATCATACACGTTGTTGGCGCCAGGCCGAATTTTATGAAAGCAGCTCCGGTCATCGAGGCTTGTGCTCAAAAAGGTTTTAAGCAGTTTTTAGTGCACACCGGTCAGCATTATGATGCGCAAATGTCCGAAGTCTTTTTCGAGCAGTTAGGGCTGCCTAAACCCGATATTAATCTGGAAGTTGGCTCCAATAGTCATGCCGCGCAAACCGCTGAGATCATGACGCGCTTTGAAAAAGTTGCCTTAGAAAGAAAGCCGGATATGGTTTTGGTTTACGGTGACGTTAACTCAACCGTTGCCGCGGCTTTAGTGTGCGCCAAGTTATTAATTCCCGTAGCACACGTTGAAGCCGGCTTAAGATCTTTTGATCGAACGATGCCCGAGGAAGTGAATCGGATCGTAACCGACCGAATTTCCGACCTGCTTTTTACGCCGTCAAGCGATGCCGATGAAAACTTAAAAAAAGAGGGAATCAGCGCAAGTAAAATACATTTGGTGGGCAATGTCATGATCGATACTTTAGTTAAGCTTTTGCCATTAGCGGATAAAAAAGATTTAGATTTTAAAGTTCCTCAAAAATATGCTTTAGTGACATTGCATCGCCCCTCCAATGTCGACGATGAAAAGATATTCTCGCAGATCATAAAAACACTGGCCGCTGTCAGCCAGAAAATTCCGGTCATTTTTCCCGTTCATCCGCGTACCAGGCAAAGAATGGAAAAGTTATTATCCAACAATCCGGCTTTGCAGATCGTTGAGCCCTTGGGATATTTAGAATTTCTAAAGCTACAAAAAGGCGCTACCGTTGTCGTGACGGATTCCGGAGGAATTCAGGAAGAAACAACTTTTCTTAATGTGCCGTGTTTGACCTTAAGAGAAAATACCGAACGCCCCGTAACGGTTGATATGGGAACAAATCAATTGATAGGATTTGCCTACGAACGATTACAGCGCGAAGTTGATAATATTCTTGCGGGAAAAGTAAAAAAGGGAAGAATTCCGCCGTTGTGGGATGGAAAAGCTGCTCAACGCATTGTTAACTACTTATAA